The following coding sequences are from one Hydra vulgaris chromosome 04, alternate assembly HydraT2T_AEP window:
- the LOC136079217 gene encoding uncharacterized protein LOC136079217, with translation MRNKVSEFESKFGMTQAFGCIDGTHIPIRRPLTNSQDFFCYKQYFFLSVQAACDNKDYFMDVECMWPGNVHDAKVFANSSINMKLRNVILPQTFQKPTKNADKIPNYLIGDPAYPLLPFCMKEYEHCSNNEEVIFNNMLRAARNPIECVFGRLKARWGFLTRKVDLKLEAVPTVIYTCFVLHNICEKTNSYVDDDLAKSQTDLIKKNEKEYKNVPNPKYSINEAEGLAIRRTHTLHKIICFYFFSIFSKVFLSRPVFVDNTKGLSCICEYTFGEC, from the exons atgcgaaataaagtttcagagtttgaaagtaaatttggaaTGACACAAGCCTTTGGATGCATCGATGGCACCCATATCCCTATTCGTCGTCCATTAACTAACTCACAAGACTTTTTTTGCTATAAGCAATActtttttcttagtgttcaaGCTGCATGTGATAATAAAGACTATTTTATGGATGTTGAGTGCATGTGGCCAGGAAATGTACATGATGCTAAAGTGTTTGCAAACTCATCAATAAATATGAAGTTAAGAAATGTTATTCTTCCTCAAACGTTtcaaaaaccaacaaaaaatgCAGATAAGATACCTAATTATCTTATTGGTGATCCAGCCTATCCATTACTACCATTCTGTATGAAAGAATATGAACATTGTTCAAATAATGAAGAggtaatttttaacaacatgcTTAGAGCAGCACGAAACCCTATTGAGTGCGTTTTTGGTCGCCTTAAAGCTAGATGGGGTTTTTTAACAAGAAAGGTTGACCTTAAACTAGAGGCTGTTCCTACTGTTATTTATACTTGTTTTGTATTGCATAACATATgtgaaaaaacaaattcttaTGTTGACGACGACCTAGCCAAATCACAAACagatctcattaaaaaaaacgaaaaagaatacaaaaatgtACCAAACCCAAAATATTCTATAAATGAAGCTGAAGGATTAGCTATCCGAAGAacacat actcttcataaaattatttgtttttattttttctcaatattttcGAAAGTGTTTTTATCTAGACCAGTATTTGTTGATAACACTAAGGGACTAAGTTGCATTTGTGAATATACGTTTGGTGAATGTTGA